In Bacteroidales bacterium, a genomic segment contains:
- the dnaG gene encoding DNA primase, whose protein sequence is MIDQGTIEKIIDAAEIVDVIQGFVTLKKRGVNYIGLCPFHNEKTPSFTVSPSKGIFKCFGCGKGGNAVTFLMEQEHLSYYESLKYLANKYNIEVEERELTADEIQHRNERESLLIVTSFAQKYFTDILYNNNEGKAIGLSYFQERGFEEKTIEKFQLGFCLSEKDGFTRSAISKNYKLDFLIKSGLTIKSGERTFDRFNDRVIFPIHNLMGKVIGFGGRILKEDKKIAKYLNSPESDIYHKSKIVYGIFFAKNSIVKNDKCYLVEGYTDVLSLHQSKIENVVASSGTSLTTDQIRLIKRFTNNITVIYDGDEAGIKASLRGIDIILEEGMNVRVLLLPEGEDPDSFAKKHSAFEVNEFIVKNEKDFISFKTQILLDDAKSDPVKRANLITEIIRSVAVIPDKIIQSEYIKECSTLLSTSEQILYSQLNKIRFKNSEALKRKQALQTDMFSQKTQPPIPSYVEDIYCEPEEKEIIRLLLNYGNLNLFTEEDENKKEYFTSVSEYIIKEILNDDLQFKNLTYKQIFKDYHQHLLKAKPISEKYFINHSNEEICKLAANLLGPKYGLSKIWEQHGSYVETEEMKLKEIVPKSIISFKSRIIQKAIKETQENIRTAQKDNTTDKIEEYQQKLISLNNIKMLLSKNLGQRTII, encoded by the coding sequence AAATGTTTTGGTTGTGGAAAAGGTGGTAATGCTGTTACTTTTTTAATGGAGCAGGAACATCTTTCTTATTATGAATCGCTAAAATATCTTGCCAATAAATATAATATAGAAGTTGAGGAAAGAGAATTAACGGCTGATGAAATACAACACAGAAACGAAAGAGAAAGTTTGCTTATTGTTACATCATTTGCACAAAAATATTTTACCGATATACTTTATAACAATAATGAAGGAAAAGCAATTGGATTAAGCTATTTTCAGGAAAGAGGTTTTGAGGAAAAGACAATAGAAAAATTCCAGTTAGGTTTTTGTTTAAGCGAAAAAGATGGCTTCACAAGAAGTGCAATAAGCAAAAATTATAAACTTGATTTTTTAATAAAAAGTGGACTTACAATAAAAAGCGGTGAAAGAACTTTTGACAGGTTTAATGACAGGGTGATTTTCCCAATTCACAATCTTATGGGAAAAGTAATTGGTTTTGGAGGCAGAATACTTAAAGAAGATAAAAAAATCGCAAAATATCTAAATTCCCCCGAATCAGATATTTATCATAAGAGTAAAATTGTTTATGGTATTTTCTTTGCAAAAAATTCAATCGTTAAAAATGATAAGTGTTATCTTGTTGAAGGCTATACAGATGTTCTCTCTTTGCACCAGTCAAAAATTGAGAATGTTGTTGCATCTTCAGGCACATCGTTAACAACTGATCAAATAAGATTAATAAAACGTTTTACAAACAACATTACTGTTATTTACGATGGTGATGAAGCCGGCATAAAAGCCTCGCTCAGAGGGATTGATATTATTTTAGAAGAAGGAATGAATGTAAGGGTGCTTCTTCTTCCCGAAGGTGAAGACCCTGATTCTTTTGCAAAAAAACATAGTGCTTTTGAAGTAAATGAATTTATTGTTAAAAATGAAAAAGATTTTATTTCATTTAAAACACAGATTTTGCTTGATGATGCAAAAAGTGACCCTGTAAAACGAGCGAATCTTATTACTGAAATTATTCGTTCAGTTGCTGTTATTCCGGATAAGATAATTCAATCAGAATATATTAAGGAATGTAGCACTTTACTTAGCACAAGTGAACAAATTCTTTATTCTCAGCTTAATAAAATAAGGTTTAAAAATAGCGAAGCATTAAAAAGAAAACAAGCCTTGCAGACCGATATGTTTTCTCAAAAAACTCAGCCTCCTATACCCTCATATGTGGAAGATATATATTGTGAGCCTGAAGAAAAAGAAATTATAAGATTACTTCTTAACTATGGAAATTTAAACTTATTTACCGAAGAGGATGAAAATAAAAAGGAGTATTTTACTTCTGTTTCAGAATATATTATTAAAGAAATTTTAAATGACGACCTCCAATTTAAGAACTTAACTTATAAACAAATATTTAAAGATTATCATCAGCATTTATTGAAAGCAAAACCAATATCAGAAAAATATTTTATTAATCACAGTAATGAAGAAATCTGTAAATTAGCTGCTAATCTTTTAGGTCCCAAATATGGATTAAGTAAAATATGGGAGCAACATGGTAGTTATGTTGAAACAGAAGAAATGAAACTTAAAGAAATTGTACCAAAATCAATTATTTCATTTAAAAGCAGAATTATTCAGAAAGCAATAAAAGAAACACAGGAAAATATTAGAACAGCTCAAAAAGATAATACTACAGATAAAATTGAAGAATATCAGCAAAAATTAATATCATTAAATAATATTAAAATGCTTTTATCAAAAAACCTTGGTCAAAGAACTATTATCTAA